In Methanothermococcus thermolithotrophicus DSM 2095, one DNA window encodes the following:
- the argF gene encoding ornithine carbamoyltransferase: MHLLTLCNLSREELEGIIKDAEYFKKNRYSHEKLLKDKSIALIFESPSTRTRISFDFAVNELGGHSIIMNEGEIHLGKKESIKDTAKVLSRYVDAIVARVKNHKTLEDLAKYGDVPVINALSSLAHPCQILADMLTIKEYKNELKGLKLTYLGDGNNVCNSLMIAGAILGMDVCVATPAGYEPNAMYVKRALEAINEYGEGSITLTNDPIEGAKDADILYTDVWISMSDKNKNLDEVLKIFPPYQINKELLGYAKEDAIVMHCLPANRGMEITDEVIDGKHSVVYDEAENRLHAQKAVFKYIFDKI, translated from the coding sequence ATGCACTTACTAACTTTATGTAACTTAAGCAGGGAAGAACTTGAAGGCATTATTAAGGATGCGGAATACTTTAAAAAAAATAGATACAGCCATGAGAAGCTATTAAAAGACAAAAGTATAGCCCTAATATTCGAAAGCCCTTCAACCAGAACTAGAATAAGCTTTGACTTTGCAGTCAACGAACTTGGGGGACATTCAATAATAATGAATGAAGGGGAGATACATCTTGGGAAAAAAGAAAGTATAAAGGATACTGCAAAGGTATTAAGTAGATACGTTGATGCCATTGTTGCCAGAGTTAAGAACCATAAAACACTTGAAGATTTGGCAAAATACGGGGATGTTCCAGTTATAAATGCATTAAGTAGCCTTGCACATCCTTGTCAAATTCTCGCAGATATGCTAACAATAAAAGAATATAAGAATGAGCTTAAAGGACTTAAATTAACTTATTTAGGGGACGGAAACAATGTATGCAATTCATTAATGATTGCAGGTGCAATACTTGGGATGGATGTATGTGTTGCAACCCCTGCAGGATACGAGCCAAACGCAATGTATGTAAAAAGAGCTCTTGAAGCAATCAATGAATATGGGGAAGGAAGTATAACATTAACTAACGATCCAATCGAAGGGGCTAAAGATGCAGACATATTATATACTGATGTTTGGATAAGCATGAGTGATAAAAACAAAAATTTGGATGAAGTGTTAAAGATATTCCCACCGTACCAAATAAATAAAGAGCTCCTTGGATATGCTAAAGAGGATGCAATAGTAATGCACTGTTTACCTGCAAACAGGGGTATGGAAATTACAGACGAAGTTATAGATGGAAAACATTCTGTAGTTTACGATGAAGCAGAGAATAGATTGCATGCTCAGAAAGCGGTATTTAAGTATATATTTGATAAAATATAA
- a CDS encoding class I SAM-dependent methyltransferase, producing MHYFSENPESKHNEMIIEGIIRDKRLSFKTDTGVFSPNKIDKGTKILTESIEVSKDDDILDVGCGYGVIGISLADEVNSVTMTDLNKRSVKLTKYNIKLNNLESLNIEVFQGDLYDKVKGKKYDVIISNPPIKAGKKVIHKIISEGKELLKENGTIWLVIQTKHGAKSLAKFMEEVFGNVETVTIKGGYRVLKSKKNV from the coding sequence ATGCATTATTTTTCCGAGAATCCGGAGTCAAAACACAATGAAATGATTATTGAAGGGATTATACGAGATAAGAGATTATCATTTAAAACAGATACTGGAGTTTTTTCTCCTAATAAAATAGATAAAGGTACAAAAATATTAACTGAATCAATAGAAGTAAGTAAAGATGACGATATTCTTGATGTGGGCTGTGGATATGGCGTTATCGGAATTTCTTTGGCAGATGAAGTTAATTCTGTTACAATGACCGATTTAAATAAAAGATCTGTAAAACTAACAAAGTACAATATAAAATTAAATAATTTAGAAAGTTTAAACATAGAAGTATTCCAAGGGGATCTCTACGATAAAGTTAAGGGTAAAAAATACGATGTTATAATATCCAATCCACCTATAAAGGCAGGAAAAAAAGTAATACATAAAATAATAAGTGAAGGTAAAGAGTTGTTAAAGGAAAATGGCACTATTTGGTTAGTTATTCAGACAAAACACGGTGCAAAATCTCTTGCAAAATTTATGGAAGAAGTTTTTGGAAATGTGGAAACGGTTACGATTAAGGGCGGATATAGGGTTTTAAAATCCAAGAAAAATGTATAA
- the flaK gene encoding preflagellin peptidase FlaK, with the protein MIEYIFGLVGLLIASIHDFKSREIEDYIWISMVVFGFLYSIYMSFSTGNYSFLINSISGFVVCFILGYLMFLFGIGGGDGKILMGLGALVPKYQMPTYTILGSLLSVNYVPSFPIIVFINGMFFMIFLPIVILLRNLMKGIRPKNLRKFLLMCFGEKMRVKDAKEKNRLILGHENNFKLLPSADDDDFSNYNDDEEIWVTPMIPLIIPITISYIVTPIIGDKIIHLIVPI; encoded by the coding sequence ATGATTGAATACATTTTTGGTTTAGTTGGGCTTCTCATAGCATCCATTCACGACTTCAAAAGTAGGGAAATTGAAGATTATATTTGGATTTCCATGGTAGTTTTTGGGTTTTTGTACAGTATATACATGTCATTCAGTACTGGAAATTATTCCTTTTTGATAAATTCAATTTCTGGATTTGTAGTATGTTTTATACTGGGCTATTTAATGTTTTTATTTGGCATAGGTGGGGGAGATGGTAAAATATTAATGGGATTGGGAGCTCTTGTTCCAAAGTACCAAATGCCAACATATACTATTTTGGGTAGTCTTTTAAGTGTCAACTATGTTCCATCGTTTCCAATAATAGTATTTATAAACGGAATGTTTTTTATGATTTTTCTGCCGATAGTGATTTTATTAAGGAATTTGATGAAAGGAATAAGGCCTAAAAACTTAAGGAAATTTCTTTTAATGTGTTTTGGAGAAAAAATGAGAGTAAAGGATGCAAAAGAAAAAAATAGGTTAATATTAGGTCATGAAAACAACTTTAAATTATTACCATCCGCAGATGACGATGATTTTTCAAACTATAATGACGATGAAGAAATATGGGTAACTCCTATGATACCGTTAATAATCCCAATAACTATCTCATACATAGTAACTCCTATAATAGGGGATAAAATAATTCATTTAATAGTCCCTATTTAA
- a CDS encoding TatD family hydrolase: MDILKNLPVTDNHIHVDGVNGHGAEKVAKIFKNAGGKVMIVLNKPAFGDAELTKPMDDLINDLNTINSIDGVKAFGLVGVHPAELTFMVKNGIPLEKAKDKIIEGLNYAKKLVEENEFLVGIGEVGRPHYPVDENIWRASNEILLYSMELAKDLDCAIQIHAETASEEQFREFNNMAKSVSLDPEKVVKHHCGDMVLEGEKYGIFPSIIASKPCDEAAKKSSRFVMETDYIDDLKRPGVVLGIKTVPRRTRNLINSGLIDEEKCFKIHKENIEKIYGIEINF; this comes from the coding sequence ATGGATATTTTGAAAAATCTGCCGGTAACTGATAATCACATTCATGTAGATGGAGTAAATGGGCATGGGGCTGAGAAAGTAGCTAAAATTTTTAAAAATGCAGGTGGAAAGGTAATGATTGTATTAAACAAACCTGCATTTGGAGATGCTGAATTAACAAAACCTATGGATGACTTAATAAATGATTTAAATACAATAAACAGCATAGATGGTGTAAAAGCATTTGGTTTAGTTGGAGTTCATCCTGCTGAATTAACCTTTATGGTTAAAAACGGCATTCCCCTAGAAAAAGCCAAAGATAAAATCATAGAAGGCCTTAACTATGCAAAAAAACTTGTTGAAGAAAATGAATTTTTAGTTGGAATTGGAGAAGTTGGAAGACCTCACTATCCTGTAGATGAGAACATATGGAGAGCTTCCAATGAAATACTATTATACTCAATGGAACTGGCAAAAGATTTAGATTGTGCTATTCAAATTCATGCAGAAACTGCATCAGAAGAACAATTTAGAGAGTTTAATAATATGGCAAAGTCTGTTTCTTTGGATCCTGAAAAAGTTGTAAAACACCACTGTGGAGACATGGTTTTAGAAGGAGAAAAATACGGAATATTTCCTTCAATAATAGCTTCAAAACCTTGTGATGAAGCTGCAAAAAAATCTTCCAGGTTTGTAATGGAAACCGACTATATCGATGACCTTAAAAGGCCAGGAGTAGTTCTTGGAATAAAAACTGTCCCAAGAAGAACGAGAAACCTAATAAATTCTGGATTAATTGACGAAGAAAAGTGTTTCAAAATCCACAAAGAAAATATTGAAAAGATTTATGGGATAGAGATTAACTTTTAA
- a CDS encoding UPF0146 family protein — MEYVFDYIYQNYGLKDGNYENLRFSNPVGYGSQRLPNPVGYENQRFSNPVGKPKIIEIGVGFYFEVAKKLKENGANITVVDANEKAIEEARNQLLNGVVDDIFNPNMDIYRGSDLIYSIRPPRDLQPFIYDIAKKVSCDLIIKPLHGEQPIECLKLINYKGNPLYIWSSKMSKR; from the coding sequence ATGGAATATGTTTTTGATTATATTTATCAGAATTACGGACTAAAAGACGGAAATTACGAAAACCTTCGGTTTTCGAATCCAGTAGGTTACGGAAGCCAAAGGCTTCCGAATCCGGTAGGTTACGAAAATCAGAGATTTTCGAATCCAGTGGGAAAACCAAAAATAATTGAAATAGGTGTTGGGTTCTACTTCGAAGTAGCTAAAAAATTAAAAGAAAATGGGGCAAACATAACTGTTGTAGATGCAAATGAAAAAGCTATAGAAGAAGCAAGAAATCAATTACTAAATGGTGTTGTTGATGATATATTTAACCCAAATATGGACATTTACAGAGGATCTGATTTAATATACTCTATCAGACCTCCAAGGGATTTACAGCCGTTTATTTATGACATAGCTAAGAAGGTGAGCTGTGACCTAATTATAAAACCTCTTCATGGTGAACAGCCTATTGAATGCTTAAAGCTGATTAACTATAAAGGAAACCCCCTCTATATTTGGAGCTCTAAAATGAGTAAGAGATAA
- a CDS encoding DJ-1/PfpI/YhbO family deglycase/protease, translating to MVVLIVIAPKDFRDDELFDPLQVFYNKNIAAQMVSTTVGEHTGMLGGRATTKRTINDVNVDDFDAIMIVGGIGSKKYLWNNEDLIDLVKKFYEKGKIVSAICLSPVVLAKAGILKGKKATVYPVKEAIDILKENGAEYVDEGVVTDGNIITAKGPEFTIVFGNKIAEMLEK from the coding sequence ATGGTTGTATTGATAGTTATAGCTCCAAAAGATTTTAGAGACGATGAACTTTTTGATCCATTGCAGGTGTTTTATAATAAAAATATTGCTGCACAGATGGTTTCAACTACCGTAGGGGAACACACGGGAATGTTGGGGGGAAGAGCAACAACAAAAAGGACTATTAACGATGTAAATGTTGATGATTTTGATGCTATAATGATTGTAGGGGGCATAGGATCTAAAAAATACCTCTGGAACAATGAAGATTTGATAGATCTTGTAAAAAAATTCTATGAAAAAGGAAAAATAGTTTCTGCAATATGTCTTTCTCCAGTGGTTTTAGCTAAGGCAGGTATTTTAAAAGGTAAAAAAGCTACAGTATATCCTGTAAAAGAAGCAATAGACATACTAAAAGAAAATGGTGCCGAGTACGTCGATGAAGGCGTAGTTACAGATGGAAACATCATAACTGCTAAAGGTCCAGAATTTACAATAGTATTTGGAAATAAAATAGCTGAAATGCTTGAGAAATAA
- a CDS encoding tRNA(Phe) (4-demethylwyosine(37)-C(7)) aminocarboxypropyltransferase Taw2, with the protein MNANTNSRDNITKTKSVQNPGESKIKYQKIGDILIVKRSLTDDEIKELVKRTNCRTIVKYSTHITGDFRTPRVRVIYSSNMGSNDNNETETIHKEHGCRFKIDVSKVMWSMGNIEERKRMAHISNPDETVVDMFAGIGYFSIPMAKYSKPKKIYSIEINPNSYHYLCENIKLNKLDNMVAILSDNRKVMMENMADRIIMGYVLKTHKFLDKAFEFLKDKGVIHYHDTVAEKIMNIRPIEQLRYHGEKNGYKLTDYKINKIKKYSPGVWHVVVDAEFEKNE; encoded by the coding sequence ATGAATGCGAACACTAACTCCAGAGATAACATAACCAAAACAAAATCTGTTCAGAATCCAGGGGAATCTAAAATAAAGTATCAAAAAATAGGCGACATATTGATTGTTAAAAGAAGTTTAACAGACGATGAAATAAAAGAACTTGTTAAAAGAACCAACTGCAGGACTATAGTCAAATATAGTACACATATAACCGGAGATTTTAGAACTCCCCGTGTAAGGGTGATCTATAGCAGTAATATGGGCAGTAACGATAATAACGAAACTGAAACAATTCACAAAGAACATGGTTGTAGATTTAAAATAGATGTTTCAAAGGTAATGTGGAGCATGGGGAATATAGAAGAAAGGAAAAGAATGGCCCATATATCAAATCCAGATGAAACAGTTGTGGACATGTTTGCAGGAATAGGTTATTTCAGCATACCTATGGCAAAATACTCAAAACCTAAAAAAATCTATTCTATTGAGATAAATCCTAACTCATACCACTATCTCTGTGAAAATATAAAACTAAACAAACTGGACAATATGGTTGCAATATTGAGTGATAATAGAAAGGTTATGATGGAGAACATGGCAGATAGAATTATAATGGGATATGTTTTAAAAACCCATAAGTTTTTAGATAAAGCCTTTGAATTCCTAAAAGATAAAGGAGTTATACATTACCATGACACGGTGGCAGAAAAAATTATGAATATCAGACCTATAGAACAGCTCAGATATCACGGAGAAAAAAACGGCTATAAATTAACTGACTACAAAATAAACAAAATAAAGAAATACTCCCCAGGAGTTTGGCACGTTGTTGTTGATGCTGAATTTGAAAAAAATGAATAG
- the mfnD gene encoding tyramine--L-glutamate ligase: MNRESENPHYPKILFFEYAVGSGEIVDKDILEEGRLMYDTILNHFLSSGHQVTSLIDEKYYNSQNNSSNFNVISLNKNDDYISKIENILDEVDMALIIAPECENILYELTKLIEKHKVINIGSSSKGVKIAGNKYLTYEAIKEAVKTPKTYPLKKYVIKETSGCGGAHQVLDEEYVIQEFVEGAPYSVSFIVGQNDKIYPICLNRQYINDIYCGGEVNINHPLKEEIIKESEKALRKIDGLNGYVGVDVLVGEEINILEINPRITTSVCGISTDPSLGSLLVDNALGREINFTVNVGKRFIRKEDGFEFL; the protein is encoded by the coding sequence ATGAATAGAGAATCTGAAAATCCCCATTATCCTAAAATACTATTTTTTGAGTATGCAGTAGGTAGCGGAGAAATCGTTGATAAAGACATACTTGAAGAAGGTAGGTTGATGTATGATACTATTTTAAACCATTTTTTAAGTAGTGGGCACCAGGTAACTTCACTAATCGATGAAAAATATTACAACTCACAAAATAATTCATCAAATTTCAATGTTATATCTTTAAATAAAAATGACGATTATATATCTAAAATTGAAAATATTCTGGATGAAGTGGATATGGCGTTGATTATTGCACCAGAATGCGAAAACATCCTATATGAGCTAACTAAGTTAATCGAAAAACATAAGGTTATCAATATCGGTTCTTCAAGTAAGGGGGTTAAAATCGCAGGAAATAAATATTTAACCTACGAAGCCATAAAAGAAGCCGTAAAAACTCCTAAAACATATCCATTAAAAAAATATGTTATAAAAGAGACAAGCGGGTGCGGCGGTGCTCATCAGGTACTTGATGAAGAATATGTAATCCAAGAATTTGTAGAAGGAGCTCCGTATTCTGTTAGTTTTATTGTTGGACAGAATGACAAAATATATCCTATATGCTTAAACAGGCAGTATATCAACGATATATACTGTGGTGGAGAAGTAAACATAAACCATCCATTAAAGGAAGAAATAATAAAGGAATCCGAAAAGGCGCTGAGAAAAATCGATGGTTTAAACGGCTATGTAGGAGTGGATGTGTTAGTTGGTGAAGAAATAAACATTTTAGAAATAAATCCAAGAATCACAACTTCAGTTTGTGGAATCAGTACAGACCCTTCACTTGGAAGCCTTTTGGTGGATAATGCACTTGGAAGGGAAATAAACTTTACAGTTAATGTAGGAAAAAGGTTCATTAGAAAAGAAGATGGTTTTGAGTTTTTATAA